GCCTATGTCTTGCCACCAAATTCCCATATGGACCTCAGATCAACCAGACTCCATACCTCATTGTCTTTGATGGTGTAGTGACACAAACTCTGTCTTTGTCCAAACCTCTGCGGAATTTCTTTGGCAATCTTATCTGGGTCAACAATGGGAAAATTTGCTAGATCTCTCTGAATCTGTGGAATGGTTTGAGGGCAGTTCATCTCTTCCAGCCATGCACTGCTTTCCTCCTGAGGGCAGTCACAGTTTTCATGGTAAATAGGTCCTGTTGggacaaaattattattttacttttaataaGTCATAATATTGAGCTGTTCAGATCACAGAACAGGGTCAAACATTCACTGCTTAGGGCCAAAACTTCAGCAATGCTAAATGGATGTGTCTGAAATTTTTATTAACTCTAATGGAGTCATCAGCTTATGTGTGAGCCTTCTACCTGTATTTATTAGGCAACAGCTTCACAGCATTTGCttccttttattattttgaatacTATTATTCTGAATTCCAATGGGATTTGATAGTCCAGAGAAGTACTGAGATCCCAAAGAATCCTATGCTTCTAGTAGAAGACATTCTGGGACACACTTTGTCAGCCATGACAGGAAACCTGTGTGCAGTGGTGCCTCTTACCTTTTAATATATATGGAGACTTTGCAACATGCTTATCTCCAGTTTTGACTTCTATCCTCAGGCTTTTGTAGCTTGCATACATCCTGTACCTCACGAGGAAGGAACCATCTTTCCTGTCCAATACTTGCACACCAACACGAGTGAACTGTTCTTCAGGAGCAGTGATCTTCACTTGGAATGCATTTTCACCTGGTGATGAAGTGAACCTACCCAGAGAATAAGTGGGAGCTTAATAAACAAAGGAAACATACAACAAATTTCTTAGCTGGTCCATTCCTTTGCAAGTCAACAGATTTCCCGTGAGCCATGTTAGCCACAATTTCCTCTGAGCCGTGTTAGGCCTCTACAAGCACATCGAAATGTTCACTTTAACAGGTTAATAAGTCTATTATTTTACATTCAGaagcaaaatgttttcagattACCTTATTTTCCAGGTATTATTTAAGGAAGTAAAGAACAAAGTTACACTTCTTAATCATTATGGTAGCttatatgggaaaaaaacagggaaaagaaattatagAGGGATCACATAATTCAATGTGTTAATGAGATATTCTGGTATAATTAAACATtcatcaaaacagaaaaatctccataaaaccaaataaaataatctgaatAATCATGAAGTTATCACATATCATTGAGGTTTTAACAAAGTTGGTGCAGTCAAAATGCTGTCAACTTCCTTCCACCTTTCTTCCAGTGACCAGGCTCTTGGCCTCTAACTCCTTACTTCACCTTGCCTAAAACTTGTCCAGACATACTCGAGAGCTGCCAGTTCAATTAAATGCAAGAAATATTTACTATCCAAGTTAAGATGAATTGGCAGCTTCTGTACTCATACAAGCCATGGTGCATCTAATCTGGATGACCTTGATAGAGCATTCTGAGCACCTATCTAGGTTGCATGACCAGTTTTCCTAAATAAATGGAAAGCAATGAGTATCCtctgaaaatcacagaatcacagagttgttagggctggaaaggacctccggagatcatctagtccaatccccctgccaaAGCAAGGTCACCGTGCAGCAGGGgacacaggaatgtgtccagggGGTTTGCAATGTCTCCAGACAGCGAGACTCCACAGcctgcctgggcagcctgttccagtccTCTGCCACCCTCAGGAAAAGTTTTTCCTCATGGTGAGGTgaaatttcctgtattttagtttatggccattgctcctcGTCCTATTTAATTCCTAAGAAATTTACCTATTAGTCTATGGAGTAATTCCTAAATGATTGCACTGATCTTGTGCCTCTGCAAGTAGGAGAAATACTAACGTACCAAAACAGTGGAAACAGTGATGCCTGAACCTAACAAATTAAATGTATTAGTCACTGCTAAAGTTTTGACAAAGGagaataaataatgaatttttccACTGACTAACACGTATGCTTTGCTGCTGAACGTTTTCATCTTCCTATCTCATCCCCTCGCGCCGTTATTTGATACTCCTTGAAAGGATTAATCAGCTCTTGCCAAGGGATATGCAGAGTCAGGGAGAGGGAGCTTTTAGCCTGCATCTTCTAGGAGCAAATCGCAAGCCTCCCGGTTTGACCCTGCCCAGAACCTCCCCGAAAAGCCGCTGCCGTCGCCCTCACCTCAGCCCTCGGGCGTCCACGGCCTGCACATAGAAGTACCGTGCGGGGAGCGCGGCCGCGGCGCGCAGCCCGGGCCCCCACACGGCGCTGCGCTCGGCGCTCggccgcccgcccccgcccgcggccgccgccgcggcTCCCAGGGCGAGGCACAGAGGCCACAGCGCACGCATCGGCAGCGCTGCCCCGCGGGACGAACACCGCCGGCACCGGCCTCCTGCCCTCGCCCGGCCGCCGGGCAGTCCCGCCCCCGGCGCGGCTCCATGGGGCGGGGCTGCGGCATGGCGGGGCGGCGCTGCCGGGAGGCGCCGCCCGTTGGGAGGCGCCggctgagccccaggagctaCTGGGACCTAGCGCATGAAAAAGATTGGGGAGCGCTGGGTCTGACGGCCCGCCGCCCTGAGCTACGGAGCCGGGCCCCTCTGAGCCGCTGTTTAACCCGTGCCATGAGCTGAAGCTCTtcacccccaccccccagcCTCCCTTCACTCCGCTCCCAAACTTTAGAGTGGGAAATGGAATCTACAATCCGGAAAATGGGTTTTCAAAATCCtcccctgagcagctggaggtgaAGAGCCTCTTTTCGCTGAGGGTGGCAAAGCCCTGGCGGCCCATGGAGGCCGTGGTGTCTTCCTCTCTGCAGACATTCCAAACCCTCTGTGTTCCCATGCCatctgctccaggtgaccctgccttggctgggCGGTTGGATTAGATGATATCCCGAGGTCCCTTCCTCCCTTAATagttttgtgattctgtgatgtgtGGCTGCTGGTAGTGCAAGTCTGGGATTGTCTGGAGCAGAGGTGAGGGGGCACCAGGGCAATCGCCCAGTGCAGACGTTTGGTGATTCCATGGCCCTTTGTCAAATAATCCAGCCTCCGATTGCAGAGAGCTAGTCCCAAACTCTAATGCTATTCTCAACTACATGCAGaatcaggttggaaaagacctctaagatacTTTCAACTTGGCTCCTGACTACTTCTCTCTTGTTAAGGcaaacaataaagaaaattgAAACTCATCAGCAAGGACTCATGAATTTCAAAAAGattttgtattttacattttgaaatACTGCAAATATGCTTAGAGAAAAGCACACAAAAAGCACTTGTTTGAAGAAAATTTCAAGCTGAGAAATGACAACTTGGGTTGATGAAGAGAGTCTTTTCTAACCAACAAGGTCATTACAAAATGCCTTAAATATTATCAAGCTCCAGCTTTTAAAGACACAGTTTTTGCCCTGTTATGTTCTAACCgtcatgagtttttcaggaCATTCAGCAGTTAGAAGACTTACAATTTCCAGTCTAAAAATTCACACAGACTCTATTGTATATCCATGACTCTTTAGCTCCTCTCTTTTCCCCGTCTTTACTCTCCTGATGTGTTTTACAGGCAGAAATCACACTCCTTCCAAGCTCATATTTTGCTGTATGAGAGAAGCTTGTCTCCTCTAGTGGGAGAGAACTTCaaagttgtttttaattaaaaagaaaattgataGCTGTAGAATTCACAGATCATGCTTCCTCCTCTTAGCAGGATGGCACTGACATGTTAAAAAAAGCACGGCAGTGATGAAGTAAAGGTGACACACTTCCATCCTCCTGATGTTCTCTcctgcagctttttttccccctcataaGTGCAGCTCAGGGAATCCATGCAGAGATTTGGCACTATTTGTCAGCACCCAAACAAGTTATAAGATAAATCATGCAACCTAATTTTAGTGTTGGCTGGCAAAGCCAACATCGCTGCTATCCTAATGCCTATAATTTGGCTCAGACAAAAACGCTTTGGAGGCagaattatttaattatatGAAAGGCTGTTGGCCGACTAAGGCTCAACAGGCTTCCAGCTGGCAAAGGCATAAGAGATGCTCTCCTTTACAAGGAGCAGGTTGCCTCAGGATGAAGCCACATAAACTACAGAATGTAATCTAGGGCTTCTCATGTCCAGGGGATGGCAAACATGGCTGTACCCTCAATTGCTGGAGCACTTTGGCAATTCAGCTCTGCCTAACCACTGAGAACCATCAAATAACACTAGCAATTCAGGAGATATTAGATTCTGgttttttctattaattttctattaattGCACCACCTCTCTACTCATTGCTGGGAGTAGAGGCTCTATGGACTGAGGCACAGTGTTGTAATTGCCAGGAGTAAATCTTCTGTCAGCAGGACATCATATATtttgatgttttatttaaaattttataacGACTTTGTTATAAAATCAacctgaatattttaaaattaattaattttacatATTTGTGGCAGTAGCTGAACAGCTCCAGTTGTATCTTCTGTACTGTGTTTGTTCATGTTGACTGCAGTGAAGGATGAGATGACAAATATTGTCAGCAATTCCAGACAGTGTTACCTAAAATAAACTTTCATTCCTTCATACAGTTTTACAGAAGCATTGTTGTTGCACATGTTCTTACTACTGTCAGGGGAACCAACCCTGCTGCAAATATAAGGGAATCTGGTCcaagctccctgcccaggcagggtcagcCCAGAACACAttgcacaggattgcatccagacGGCTCTTCAATATCTCCAGcgagggagactccacagcctctctgaataatctgttccaatgcttggTAACCTGCACAGTAAATAAGTacttcctcatattcaggtcGAATTTCCTGCACATCGGTCTCTGCCCGCTGTCTCTCGTCCTATTGCTCGGCACCACCGAGCAGAACCTGGCTCCATCCTTTTGGCACCCTCCCTTCAATAATTATAGACGTCGATGAGATCCCCTCACAGCCGCCTCTTCTCGAGGCTGAGCAGGCCCGTCTCCCTCAGTCTGTTTCTCACAATTCCGTGCCGAGCCCTTACACAGGCGGCGCTTCTCGTCCCCGCCATCCCCGACCTGCTCCTCCCGTCCctcccccgcccgcccgcgggaCACCAGCGGGTGAGACCATGAGGGCGCATATGGGGGGGATGGCGACCGAAGAGGCGCCACTTACGGCGCCGAGGCACAGTCGCGGCCCAGCCGGGAGGCGCTCGCCACTGGTTCCTCCGAGGCACCGTGAGGGCCCTCAGCGGGAGCGCGGCCGCCGGGCAGCGCCGCACCTCCCCCCGTCCCCGTGCGGCGGCGGGAGTTGGTGCGGGCCGGCGGCGGAGgaggcggggggcggcgggggcgcgcAGGTGAGCGCGCGGCTGTGTCTGCTTCCGGCGCGCCCGCGTCCCCGCTCCACCGCGGCCGGGGAAGCGACGCCGGCGAGCCCCGCTCCGCGCAGGTAACAcgggccgggggcggccccgccgcctctGCCCCTCGCAGGCGCCCAGGAGGGGAGCAAGCCCACGGTCCCGGGGggccccttcccccagcccGCGGCTGTTCACTCTGGAGCCGACTGGCGGCAGcgcggggggaggggcgggtGCTGGGATGTGTCCCTGCGCTCCGCCAAGCGGAACCCGGCCGGCTCTGGGGGGCCGCAGGCGCTCCCGGGGCGCTGCAGGTGCGGGGCAGCGGCCTGAAGCCAGTGTtgcaggaggaggctgtggaGCGGAATTCCTGCCTCCCTCGCGCCAGGTTCCCATCTGCGGCGCGTGTCTGCAGACGTGCGAGCTGCTGAGATGACAGATAACACACACGCTGTCAGCTTGCCCTTTAAAAATGATCGTTTAAAGCAAGCCAGCCAGCCGTCTAATTTTGTTTTTAGTAATTCTTAGCTGCCATAAACAaaacctgcttttctttctcacatTTTGAAGAATAGGAGGCAcgtaaaaataaaagggaacCTTTAACAGCTATAGGAGgaaagcactggaacagattgagGGTGATGTTGTCAATTTACAATCGATAAGGTTATAGTTACTGTAATTGTATGCTTGAACTTCACTTGCAGCAAAAGTTTGCAGGATTCAGCAGAATTAAGACCTTAAATTATGACCTTAAATTGCTGTATGATGATTTATTAATTTGTataaattattctgtatttcactGTGTATCATGACTGTAAGGGATAGAAGAGAGCAACCACAACCAAGAACATGTAGAAAGCTTtaaatttttctggttttttattaATGTGCTGGTTTATAAGTGCAATTACTTATGATGTCCTTATCATGATATCACTGCGGTGTATGCTGTTGGCACCTCACAAAGAGTTCTAGAGAGGCTTAGGGAAAGACACTATGTTGTGTTGTGGTATCTCAAAGGGTATTTCAGCTTTTATTGGTTATGAGTTCAAAGATAAGCTTTGTGTATATTTTATGCTGAATGAGACACCTGTACTaacttaacattttttttcaggtacCTCGTTGATACCTTGCAGAGGCAATGGAGGCAATGATGAAAATCCTGTTGTAAttaaaacataaagaaaaaatattcttcactGTGCAATACTCTTAGTATCATTCAATGCCTACTATTtcagaagatgaaaaagaaaatggttcTGGAAATAATGGAAACACTGAAAACAGACCTGGGAAAGAATCCCCGAAAGCTTCTCTTCACGATCCCGTGAAGCCATACTGCATGTCAGACAGCTCCACTGCATCCTTGGTGTCTAGGGAAGATGGGCATTATCCATGGGGATGTCCTGTGACTCATACAAGAGAGAAGTTTTATACCATCTGCTCAGACTATGCTTTTTTAAACAGAGTCACATCTATTTGTAAAAGTCCAAGTGCTTCAGTTAGTGCCTGCCTATCAAGTAGTGCTGCCTTAAATGTTGGGAATAACACGCCTAACTTACTCAGCGTTCAAACTGGTGCTTCAGAGATTATCTACAATGAGGATGCTAACTTGGAAAGCCTGCCTGGCAAACTTGGAAAGCTTCCACTGGCATGGGAAATAGACAAATCTGAGTTCAATGGCGGGAACTCAAATCTGAAGAACAAAGCAGGTGAGGTGGTGGTGTTTTGATGTGAAAGAAAAGTGCTTAGTGTTTCCGGCTTGTTTGTGAAGGGAGCTGGCCAGCTCACGTGTCCTGTGAGGAAGTGCTATACAAGAGCCTGTACTTCATTTCAAGGAGCCTGCTCATCAGGataggagagagagaaggagtgAACATCAAGTGTAACTGCCAGGGGGAGTGGATCCAAAGCAAGGCTGATTTCTGCTTAACTGTGTAGTATTTGGGGTGGTTTCTGGTATCCTCCCCCCCGGCCCTCCCACTGTGTTGTtggagtgggtttttttgttttgttttgttttaataggACCTAGTATATTATGCATCTGGATGTATGGCTTCAAAAGAGGACAGAAGTATTTCTGCTTTAGCACTTGGCCCAACTCTCCATTTTCTACTGTCACAGTGgcttataaaaaggaaaagactttGGATGTATATTATTATTAATGGATTTGCATATAAGTTTTTGTCAGAAACTAGCTGGTTGCAAGGCTGGCAGTGAAAATCAAGCATTTCATTATGTTCTGTACCTACATAGTTTTAGGAGATGGGAGGTCCATGTTGGTCTGAGAGTCTATTTCTGGGATGGGTGATTTAATGCATTAGAATAATCAGATTGACTTATCTCTCTAAACAGTTGGGCAGGTCATCATTAATTCTGTTCATGATCTAAACACCATGTTGTTCACTGAGCTAATGGCAGCTTTGCAAACCTGTTGACAATTTAGGTTATGTATTTGAGCTTTCTTCTTTCACTTAACGTTTAGTCCAGTTTATGCTTACTAACACAACTGGTGTGTCTATTTGAGCTGTATGCTATTACTAAAAGTACTTAAGAAGAAAGCTGTGAATAGTAAACTAGACATTCATTTGATTCTGAAATTCGGTTTGCAGGCAACATGAAGAAACAAGGTACAAAGAAAAAATCTGTggacaaaaaaagcaaacaatacAGGGAGTGTCCTCAGCGTTCAGCTCTTGAAGACGTGAAGGAGAGAAAAGTATTGGACCTGCGGAGATGGTAGTATTTATGAATTCATTTATGAAGTTAGGAATTTATGAACTACACTAGCTATGTATTTTCTCAGTAAACACTGTTGCTAGTTACCCTATTTCAAACTTCTCAATAAtgtctttataattttttttagtagaGATATTAAGCATACACACACTATCTCATGCATTCTAGAATGAAAATTAGAGCTTCCCTCCCATCTCTTGAAATTCTTAAAACGTTTCTCTTTCTAAACATACCTTTTGCTTTCAGCAAAGGGAAAAACTTACATGGGGATTCATTGCAAAACAAAATACGAGTTCAGTAGCATGGTCAGGCAAAAAGTAACCTTAAACATACCACTGATATGTTTTACTTCTGATTTTACTTTTTGCTGGGAAATACTTGATCAGAATCTGTAATTTCTGTACAACCATTATTGTATTAATATAGCTCCCTAATTCAATTAGTTTAATGCATCTGTCTGGTTCTAACTTTGTCTATGACACCAGAAAGTTGGAGTTAAGCTAGGGAATATGTGGTCCAGAATGACATTCATTAGTAAATGGAATTTGTTTGCCACAAGTGCATGTGTTAGAAGGGACTGGATAAAACCATTTATTATATTAGTACAGAATCATATCTTCCTACAGGATCATTTGTACAAAACTCCCATGAGGCTGTTAGAAATTTGGCTGATTTATATGAAATAGGGTAGTGGCATCTGGCAAAGAAATTGATTAacatatttcttaatttttgtttttaaggtaCAGTtgctttggattttttgtttgcttttttattttaatacagatGACAAAAACATTCATTATAACATGGCACTTTACTGACATAGTACACAAAAAAGTAGTTCAGGTTTGTCATATATGTGAGTCAAGATTGTGTTACTAAtatgtttgaggttttttgtttaaGGTATTGTGTTAGCCGACCTCAATACAAGACTTCCTGTGGAATTTCATCCTTAGTGTCTTGCTGGAATTTCTTATATAGTACACTGGGAGCTGGAAGGTAAAGTCACACATAGACTGCTTTGCTTTGCCTCTAGAGTGTCAAAACTATGTTTCTAATTACAacacttttggttttttttaagtttaccCCCCATCACTCAAGAAGAAGCCTTGCATATACTGGGCTTTCAGCCCCCATTTGAGGAGATTAGGTTTGGTCCCTTCACTGGAAATACAACTCTAATGAGGTATGTTTGGTTCTTTTGATGCAGCTAAGAgataaaacctttaaaaatatgGTAGTagttcatttatttaaaaacaaaggggCATGATAATTCTCTTAAGTTTTAGAATAATGACTCATACCCGAATACTCTGACAATGAAACTTCTCAAAGAGTTGTTTGCACTGGCCATTTTAAATGGTGTGATGTTGTTACACAGGTCCGATCAATGTGAAATTCTATTTGGTTTTTGGTTCAGTTTGTGTAATGGTTATATAATACTCTAATGAGTCTGGTCTCTTGATTAGGAAACTTTCTCTTTAcacttattttcttatttttgaaaatgcatGTTAAATGCTTGTTAATATTGCTGAAATGGCCTGAAAAGACAATTGGTACACTATTAGCTTaatgtaaaatgtaatttaagaACTGAAAATGAGGTAGTGCTGAATCCTTGCTGCATTGGAGCTGTTCAGGAACAAAAACATGGGGCTGGAGTCACAGAATACTTTGAAATTTTTTGTCACTTCTGCTCTACTGTTTCCTGATACTTAAAAGTTGGACTTAAATTCTTtgtagtttgttttgttttgttttttttttttt
The sequence above is a segment of the Haemorhous mexicanus isolate bHaeMex1 chromosome 2, bHaeMex1.pri, whole genome shotgun sequence genome. Coding sequences within it:
- the BIVM gene encoding basic immunoglobulin-like variable motif-containing protein isoform X1 encodes the protein MPTISEDEKENGSGNNGNTENRPGKESPKASLHDPVKPYCMSDSSTASLVSREDGHYPWGCPVTHTREKFYTICSDYAFLNRVTSICKSPSASVSACLSSSAALNVGNNTPNLLSVQTGASEIIYNEDANLESLPGKLGKLPLAWEIDKSEFNGGNSNLKNKAGNMKKQGTKKKSVDKKSKQYRECPQRSALEDVKERKVLDLRRWYCVSRPQYKTSCGISSLVSCWNFLYSTLGAGSLPPITQEEALHILGFQPPFEEIRFGPFTGNTTLMRWFRQINDHFHIKGCSYVLYKPHGKNKTAGETAAGALAKLTRGLKDESMAYIYHCQNHYFCPIGFEATPVKASKAYRLLDLDSGDLGSVPSSTTDFQCDFRGRVLQQEVEYWILIGEPSRKHPTIHCKRWTDIVTDLNTQNPEYLDIRHLERGLQHRKTKKVGGNLHCIIAFQRLNWQRFGPWNFPFGNVRQNKQSQTQGQGISKSESEDNISKKQHGRLGRSFSASFHQESMWKKSNHRERRNSGYQSYNDYDGND
- the BIVM gene encoding basic immunoglobulin-like variable motif-containing protein isoform X2; protein product: MPTISEDEKENGSGNNGNTENRPGKESPKASLHDPVKPYCMSDSSTASLVSREDGHYPWGCPVTHTREKFYTICSDYAFLNRVTSICKSPSASVSACLSSSAALNVGNNTPNLLSVQTGASEIIYNEDANLESLPGKLGKLPLAWEIDKSEFNGGNSNLKNKAGNMKKQGTKKKSVDKKSKQYRECPQRSALEDVKERKVLDLRRWYCVSRPQYKTSCGISSLVSCWNFLYSTLGAGSLPPITQEEALHILGFQPPFEEIRFGPFTGNTTLMRWFRQINDHFHIKGCSYVLYKPHGKNKTAGETAAGALAKLTRGLKDESMAYIYHCQNHYFCPIGFEATPVKASKAYRGRVLQQEVEYWILIGEPSRKHPTIHCKRWTDIVTDLNTQNPEYLDIRHLERGLQHRKTKKVGGNLHCIIAFQRLNWQRFGPWNFPFGNVRQNKQSQTQGQGISKSESEDNISKKQHGRLGRSFSASFHQESMWKKSNHRERRNSGYQSYNDYDGND